Proteins from a single region of Helicobacter pylori:
- the gyrB gene encoding DNA topoisomerase (ATP-hydrolyzing) subunit B, with protein sequence MQNYQSHSIKVLKGLEGVRKRPGMYIGDTNVGGLHHMVYEVVDNAVDESMAGFCDAINITLTSEGSCVVEDNGRGIPVDIHPTEKIPACTVVLTILHAGGKFDNDTYKVSGGLHGVGVSVVNALSKRLIMTIKKEGQIYRQEFEKGIPISELEIIGKTKSAKESGTTIEFFPDESVMEVVEFQAGILQKRFKEMAYLNDGLKISFKEEKTQLQETYFYEDGLKQFVKDSAKKELLTPIISFKSMDEETRTSIEVALAYADDYNENTLSFVNNIKTSEGGTHEAGFKMGLSRAILQYIDENIKTRESRPISEDIKEGLIAVVSLKMSEPLFEGQTKSKLGSSYVRALVSKLVYDKIHQFLEENPNEAKIIANKALLAAKAREASKKARELTRKKDNLSVGTLPGKLADCQSKDPLESEIFLVEGDSAGGSAKQGRDRVFQAILPLKGKILNVEKSHLSKILKSEEIKNMITAFGCGIQESFDIERLRYHKIIIMTDADVDGSHIQTLLMTFFYRYLRPLIEQGHVYIAQAPLYKYKKGKTEIYLKDSVALDHFLIEHGINSVDIEGIGKNDLMNLLKVARHYRYVLLELEKRYNLLEILRFLIETKDALSFDMKILEKSILEKLEGLNYQILRSFATEESLHLHAQTPKGLVEFNLDDNLFKEVLFEEANYTYQKLMEYNLDFLENKDILAFLEEVENHAKKGANIQRYKGLGEMNPNDLWETTMHKENRSLIKLKIEDLEKTDAVFSLCMGDEVEPRRAFIQAHAKDVKQLDV encoded by the coding sequence ATGCAAAATTACCAGAGCCATAGTATTAAGGTTTTAAAAGGCTTAGAGGGGGTTAGGAAACGCCCTGGAATGTATATTGGAGATACCAATGTGGGCGGGTTGCACCACATGGTGTATGAAGTCGTAGATAACGCTGTAGATGAGAGCATGGCGGGTTTTTGCGATGCGATTAATATCACTTTGACTAGTGAGGGGTCATGCGTTGTAGAAGATAACGGGCGAGGCATTCCTGTAGATATTCACCCTACGGAAAAAATCCCCGCTTGCACCGTGGTTTTAACGATTTTGCATGCGGGGGGCAAGTTTGATAATGATACTTATAAAGTTTCAGGCGGTTTGCATGGCGTGGGCGTTTCGGTTGTGAACGCTTTGAGCAAACGCTTGATTATGACCATTAAAAAAGAGGGTCAAATCTATCGCCAAGAGTTTGAAAAGGGTATCCCCATTAGCGAGCTTGAAATCATTGGCAAAACCAAAAGTGCTAAAGAAAGCGGCACGACTATTGAATTTTTCCCTGATGAAAGCGTGATGGAGGTCGTTGAATTTCAAGCGGGTATTTTGCAAAAACGCTTCAAAGAAATGGCGTATCTTAACGATGGCTTAAAAATTTCTTTCAAAGAAGAAAAAACCCAACTGCAAGAGACTTATTTCTATGAAGACGGCTTGAAACAATTCGTTAAAGACAGCGCTAAAAAAGAGTTGCTCACCCCCATTATTTCGTTTAAAAGCATGGATGAAGAAACGCGCACTTCTATAGAGGTCGCTTTGGCGTATGCTGATGATTACAATGAAAATACTTTAAGCTTTGTGAATAATATTAAAACTTCTGAGGGTGGCACGCATGAAGCGGGCTTTAAAATGGGCTTGTCTAGGGCGATTTTACAATATATTGATGAAAACATTAAGACCAGAGAATCCCGCCCCATTTCTGAAGACATTAAGGAGGGCTTGATTGCGGTTGTGAGCTTGAAAATGAGCGAGCCTTTATTTGAAGGGCAGACTAAATCCAAACTCGGTAGTTCGTATGTGCGTGCGTTGGTTTCAAAATTAGTCTATGATAAAATCCACCAATTTTTAGAAGAAAACCCTAACGAAGCCAAAATCATTGCCAATAAAGCCCTTTTAGCCGCAAAAGCCAGAGAAGCCAGTAAAAAAGCCAGAGAGCTTACAAGGAAAAAAGATAATTTGAGTGTCGGCACTTTGCCTGGAAAATTAGCCGATTGCCAGAGTAAAGACCCCTTAGAGAGTGAAATCTTTTTAGTGGAGGGCGATAGTGCGGGTGGGAGTGCTAAACAAGGGCGCGATAGGGTTTTCCAAGCGATCTTGCCCTTAAAAGGTAAGATTTTAAATGTGGAAAAAAGCCATTTGTCAAAAATCCTAAAATCAGAAGAAATTAAAAACATGATCACGGCTTTTGGGTGCGGCATTCAAGAGAGTTTTGATATAGAAAGATTGCGCTATCATAAAATCATTATCATGACCGATGCTGATGTGGATGGGAGCCATATCCAAACCTTACTGATGACTTTTTTCTATCGTTATTTACGCCCGCTGATTGAACAAGGGCATGTTTATATCGCTCAAGCCCCTCTTTACAAATACAAGAAAGGCAAGACAGAAATCTATCTTAAAGACAGCGTCGCTTTGGATCATTTCTTAATTGAGCATGGCATCAATTCGGTGGATATTGAAGGGATTGGCAAGAACGATTTGATGAATTTGTTAAAAGTGGCACGCCATTACCGCTATGTGCTTTTGGAATTAGAAAAACGCTACAATTTGCTAGAAATTTTACGCTTTTTGATTGAAACTAAGGACGCCTTAAGCTTTGATATGAAAATTTTAGAAAAAAGCATTTTGGAAAAATTAGAGGGCTTGAATTACCAGATTTTACGCTCTTTTGCTACTGAAGAAAGCTTGCATTTGCACGCGCAAACCCCTAAAGGCTTGGTGGAATTTAACCTAGATGACAATCTCTTTAAAGAAGTGTTGTTTGAAGAAGCGAATTACACTTACCAAAAACTTATGGAGTATAATTTAGATTTCTTAGAAAATAAGGATATTTTGGCGTTTTTAGAAGAAGTGGAAAATCACGCTAAAAAGGGAGCGAATATCCAGCGCTATAAGGGGCTAGGCGAGATGAACCCTAATGATTTGTGGGAAACGACTATGCACAAAGAAAACCGCAGCTTAATCAAACTCAAAATTGAAGATTTAGAAAAAACCGACGCAGTCTTTTCGCTTTGCATGGGCGATGAGGTAGAGCCTAGAAGAGCCTTTATCCAAGCGCATGCTAAAGATGTGAAGCAGCTAGATGTGTAA
- the dnaN gene encoding DNA polymerase III subunit beta: MKISVSKNDLENALRYLQAFLDKKDASSIASHIHLEVIKEKLFLKASDSDIGLKSYIFTQSSDKEGVGTINGKKFLDIISCLKDSNIILETKDDSLVIKQNKSSFKLPMFDADEFPEFPVIEPKVGLEVNAPFLTDAFKKIAPVIEQTSHKRELAGILMQFNQKHQTLSVVGTDTKRLSYTQLEKVSIHSTEEDISCILPKRALLEILKLFYENFSFKSDGMLAVVENETHTFFTKLIDGNYPDYQKILPKEYASSFTLGKEEFKESIKLCSSLSSTIKLTLEKNNALFESLDSEHSETAKTSVEIEKGLDIEKAFHLGVNAKFFLEALNALGTTQFILKCNEPSSPFLIQEPLDEKQSHLSAKISTLMMPITL; this comes from the coding sequence ATGAAAATCAGTGTTAGTAAAAACGATTTAGAAAATGCTTTGCGCTACTTGCAAGCTTTTTTGGATAAAAAGGATGCTTCTTCTATCGCTTCACACATCCATTTAGAAGTCATTAAAGAAAAGCTTTTTTTGAAAGCTAGCGATTCCGATATTGGGCTAAAAAGCTATATTTTTACGCAATCTAGCGATAAAGAGGGCGTTGGCACGATCAACGGGAAAAAGTTTTTGGATATTATCTCATGTTTAAAAGACTCTAATATTATTTTAGAAACTAAAGATGACAGCTTGGTGATCAAACAAAATAAAAGCTCTTTCAAACTCCCCATGTTTGACGCTGATGAGTTTCCTGAATTCCCTGTTATTGAGCCAAAAGTGGGTTTAGAAGTCAATGCCCCCTTTTTAACCGATGCGTTTAAAAAGATCGCTCCTGTGATTGAGCAAACCAGCCATAAAAGGGAATTAGCCGGTATTTTAATGCAATTCAATCAAAAACATCAAACCCTTTCAGTGGTAGGCACGGATACCAAACGGCTCTCTTACACGCAGTTAGAAAAAGTTTCTATCCATTCCACTGAAGAAGACATCTCTTGCATTTTACCTAAAAGAGCTTTATTAGAAATCCTTAAGCTTTTTTATGAAAATTTCAGTTTTAAAAGCGATGGCATGTTGGCGGTGGTTGAAAACGAAACGCACACTTTTTTCACCAAGCTTATTGATGGGAATTACCCCGATTATCAAAAAATCCTCCCCAAAGAATACGCTTCTTCTTTCACTTTAGGCAAGGAAGAATTTAAAGAGAGCATTAAGTTGTGCAGTTCTTTAAGCTCCACCATTAAACTCACTTTAGAAAAAAACAACGCTTTGTTTGAATCTTTGGATTCTGAGCATAGCGAAACGGCTAAAACCTCTGTTGAGATTGAAAAAGGTTTGGATATTGAAAAAGCCTTTCATTTGGGCGTGAACGCTAAATTTTTCCTCGAAGCCTTAAACGCTTTAGGGACAACGCAATTTATTTTAAAATGCAATGAGCCTTCTTCGCCTTTTTTAATCCAAGAGCCTCTTGATGAAAAGCAAAGCCACTTGAGCGCTAAAATCTCCACTTTGATGATGCCAATCACATTATAA